Part of the Paenibacillus sp. YPG26 genome, TTTTTAACTAGACTTTAATACGGAATGAGAGAAGCCCGGGATACCCATCCCGGGCTTCTTGTGATTAATCAATCACCTTGAGAATCGTCCCAACTACGGTCTCTGCTATAAGTTACATAGTCTTGGCAATCATTACCTAATAAATTGTTAAACAAAAATCGATTTTTGTCGATATATAATCTGTCCATGTAACTTTGCAGCGTGCTGCTTACTATTTATTTTATTTAAACATCGGGGGGTTCTTTCTTTGGCAATTAAACTTCGAACTAGATTGTTACTCAGCTTTTTCTCCATAATCCTACTGTTCTTAACAACAGTAACGGTTACGACAATGATGAACCAGACGATCTCAGGCCTCAATGACAGCATCTTTGAGTCTCAGAAAAGAATGGAAGTCATTCAGCGGTTGAATCTGTTTGCCAGAACGGCCAATGACAACGGGGCACATTATTTGCTTGCTCCGGACAATATGATGGGTAATTTCAAGAGCAGTTTTGATGAGACGGTTAAGTTCGTGGATCTGGAACTATCCAATCTTAAGAAAATGACCAAGGATCAGGGCAGCCTGAAGCAGATCGAGCAGTTCCGCACACTGTGGTCCCGCAATATGGAGTACAAGAGAACCATTATGGACAAAAAGGCAGCTGGCGAGACCCTGACGGCTCAAGAGAAATACAGCAAGGAGTCGTTCGAATCCGTTGCCTTCTCCCTTCTGTCCTTCATGAAGGATGAACAGGCAAAGATTGAAATGTACAAAAATGAGATTTCCAGCATGAATCAAAGGGTTAAGCTGGTTAACTACTCACTGGTTGGCATAGCCATCCTATTGTCTGTTGGAATCGCTTATCTGCTGTCTCGGTATATGATTAACCGGACCCGGAAGCTGATTCAATCTGCTGGTGCCGTAGCAGAGGGCAACCTTCAGGTTGAGGCATTAAGCTTCAAGGGGAGAGATGAGCTCTCTGAGCTTGCCACGGCATTTAATACGATGACAGATTCACTTAGAACCGTTATTGGAAGTGCGGAAATGGTGTCTATGCAGGTAGCGGCTTCTTCCGCTCAGCTGCAGGCCAGTGCTGAACAGACCAGCCAGGCTACTTCGTATATCGCTACAGTTATGCAGGAGATTACAGAAGGGACAGAGACTCAAGCCACTCAGGTTACCCAGAACCTGGATACCATCACGAACCTCTCGGACAAGGTGCATCACATAGCCAGCAATGGACAAGCTGTGCTGCAGACGGTTACTCATACCTCCGCAACAGCTATGCAGGGTAAAGATGATTTGATCAAGGTTATTCAGCAAGTTCGTACAATTGAGAGCAGTAACGGCAAGCTTGCTGAAGTTATAGACGATCTGGAGCAGCAGGCCGTCCAGATAGGCAAAGCTACACAGCTCATTATGGATATAGCCAGCCAGACAGACCTGCTTGCCTTGAACGCAGCTATTGAAGCGGCAAGAGCCGGTGAGCAAGGGCGCGGCTTCTCGGTTGTAGCCCAGGAAGTCCGGAAGCTCGCCGAGCAGTCCCGTGTATCAGCTGATCAGATACAAGGCCTGATTACGGGTATCCAGCAGGAAGCTAATATGGCATCACAGGAAATGGAACAGGGAACTCTTGAGGTTCGTAAGGGAATTCAGCTAATTGAAGTGGCTGGGGATTCCTTCGAGAGAATTATAGAGCTCATTAATCAGGTGGAAGAAGACGTGCAGGGAGTTACCGCGTCGACTACCGAGATTATGACCGATACTGAATCTGTGGTCTCAGGTATAACCATGATCTCACAGATCGCTACTGAGAATTCATCAGGTACACAGAGTGTGGCTGCTTCAACTGAGGAACAGCTTGCCTCCATGGAGGAAATCTCCGCTTCCTCAACTGAACTAGCCAATTCGGCTGACGAACTTAAGCAGCTAATCGGCAAATTCCGATTATAAATTCTATAACCAGGGGTGACACAGTATGATATTAAAACGATCTATGGCCGTTCTATTAATGTTTTCTTTAATATTAGTAAGTGCCTGTTCGAGTTCTTCCAAGTCAGAGCAGCCGGTAACCATAACTTTCGTAAGTACTTATGAAGGGAAGGAAGCTGAGTTCTTCTCAAGCAATATTAAAGCCTTCGAGAAAGAAAACCCAGGCATTAAGGTGAAAGTAGTCAATGTTGGTTTTGGCTCAGCTTCCAACTATGTCAAGACAGCAATGCTGGGGGATCAGACGCTGGATGGATTCAGATCCGACAGCTCCTGGGTTCCCGAGTTCGTTGAATTAGGGCTGCTGTATCCCCTTGATTCAATGATTGCTGCAAAGGACAGAGCTGATTTCAATCCGGCAGCGCTTAATTCCCTTGTTATTAACAACAAATTATACGGGCTGCCTACAGTAATGGAAGCTCCAGCGTTACTGTACAACAAACGGATTCTTAAAGAGCTTGGATATTCCAATCCCCCGCAGACCATGGCCGAGATGATGGATATAGCGAAGAAAGCAACCAACGAAGGTCGTTACGGAATTTTTCTATCTGATGATTCATTCTTTGCTATTCCATATATTTGGGCGTTTGGTGGAGAGACCATCACAGATGACCGCAAAGTTCACATTGCCTCCCCTGATTCGATTAAAGCTCTGGAATTCCTTCAAGAGCTTCGCAGCAGTGGAGTAACTCAGCCATACCCGGATTTCAGTGACAGCTATAATAAAATGATGACAGACTTCAAAGAGGGGAAATCCTCAATGATCGTGAATGGTCCGTGGGCTGTGAGTGATCTGCTAAGCGGCAGCGAGTTCAAGGGCTCGAATAACCTGGGAATTGCTCCAGTTCCAAAGGGACCTAAGGGACAAGGCTCGCCTGCGGGAGGACAGAGCTTTGTCATCTCCAAATACAGCAAGCATCCCGCAGAGACCTATAAGTTCATTCAGTATTTAACGAACTCGAAGAACCAGACCCAGCGAGTTAAGGAATTCAAGTCCTTACCTAGCCGTCTAAGTGTATATCAGGACCCAAGTCTGGCCAATGACACAATTATTCAAAGCTTTAAGCAGGTATTGGCACTGGCCAAGCCTCGTCCACGTATTGCCGAAGGTGAAGACATGTTCGCCGACTTTACTTCTAATTTGGGCCAAATGCTGCTCGAGAAGATTACTCCCGAACAAGCCGGCAAAAACATTGAAGTGGCTTGGCGTGAACTGCTGAAGCTTGATCGATGAAGAAAAAGAGCTATTCTGAATAAAATATGATACAGCAGGGCAGCAATTAATCCTTCACAGGATTCAATTGCTGCCTTTCTGTCCTTTATAATAGGATTAATACTATGAAACGAGGTGGAAGCAATTGATCCTTACTCTTAATCCTGTAACAACAGGGGGAGCCTTCCTTGAATTCTTGGACGCAGCGAGTGGCGCTGGCTTTCCCGCGATAGAATATGATATTCGGCCCTTTGCGGAGATTGCAGAGAAGCAGTCCCTTGAAGCGGCACGGGAGCTGCTGTCCTCAAGAAATCTTGTACTTGGCTGTATTGGGCTGCCTGTCGAATTCCGGCGCAGCGAAGAGGAGTTCGAGCAGGAGCTGGCGGAACTTCCCCGTCTCGCTGCATTCGCCCGTGAGCTCGGTGTGGAGCGCTGCTGTACATGGCTCATGCCAACTACAGATGAACCGGTTGCCGAGTACACGTGCCGTACGGTGGTAAGACTTCGGAAGTGCGCTCAAATATTAGGCGCACAAGGGATCCGCTTCGGACTCGAATGGGTAGGTCCCAAGACTTTGCGTACTCAAAAGTATGATTTTATCCATGATCTTCGGGGTGCGTTAGATCTGATTGACGCGATTGGAGAGCCGAACGTAGGCCTCTTGTTCGACAGCTTCCACTGGTTCACTTCCGGCGGGACCGCGCAGGATATTCTAAATCTAAGGTCAGAGCAGATTGTGCTGGTCCATATGAATGATGCCCCGAATGAGCCGGTGGATGAACAGCTTGATCAAGTGCGCCTGCTGCCGGGTGAAGGGATTATTGATTTGGCCGCCATGTTTGAAAGTCTCGGCAGAATCGGATACGACAGTTATGTGTCCGTGGAGACATTTGGTAAGGAGCTTCCGGCTTTAGGGGCCAAAGAAGCCGCTGTAAGAACGAAGGCGGCTGCGGACAAGACACTCCATGCGTTGAAGAATACATAAAATTCAGCATGAGGTACAAGATATAAGGAGACAAGAATTAGAAATGAAGGAGGGGATATGGAATGGAGAACAAGTCTCACAGCGGGAACTATAGAGGAACAACGAACATGAAGGCCAAGAATCAGGACATGGCTTTTGTGAATGATACGCTGGAGAATGCCAAGAACACGACGCCTGTGAATACGATGAAGGATGACGTTAACGAGGGGAATGAACAAGAGCCCCTAAATCTGAATGGGGTATAAACTCAGAATCTTTCTGTCTGAGTACAGCGACAAAAGCCTGGATTTGCGGTAACAGCCGCAGGTTCAGGCTTTTTCTTCGTAATCTCCATCTGGGAGATAGATCATTCAATGATTCGTACTTGCTGCCTGCGCATATGATCTACAAGCCAGGGATTAATCGTTAGATTTGATTAGGGAGTTGGTCTACCTAATGATAACCATAAGCTTATGTATGATTGTTAAGAATGAAGAGGATACGCTTGGCCGATGCCTGGACTCGGTACAGGGTATAGTGGATGAGATCAATATTGTTGACACGGGATCGGATGACCGCACCAAAGAAATTGCTTCAAATTATACGAATCGTATCTTTGACTTCGAGTGGGTTAATGATTTTGCCAAGGCCAGGAACTTTGCTTTCCAGACAGCAACCAAAGACTTTATCTTGTGGTTCGACGCCGATGACGTGTTCCTGGAGGAAGATCGGCGAAAGCTGCAGCTATTGAAGAATGAGCTGGAGCCTTCTATTGATTCTGTGACTATGGAGTATCATTTGGCAGCTGATGAATACGGCAATGTGACTATGAAGTCCGTGCGGAACCGTCTGGTCAACAGGAGTAAGCAGTTTGAATGGATTGGCGCCGTCCATGAATATCTCGAAGTGAGTGGAGATATATTCACCAGTGATATCGCAGTCACTCACAAAAGCATCCGGCACGATGCAGACAGAAATTTACAGATATACGAACAGCAGCTGTCAGAAGGTAGAGAATTTACACCCAGGGATTTATTCTACTATGCTAACGAATTGCGTGATCACCAGCTGTATGAGCGGGCTGCCGAGTATTACGAGAAATTCCTGTCAACCCGGCAAGGCTGGGTGGAGGATAATATTTCGGCTTGTATCCGACTGGCCGACTGTTATTTTGCACTGGGAGATGCCGAGGCACAGCTTGAATCTACTCTGCGCTCGTTACAATATGATCACCCGAGGCCGGAATTGTGCTGCAGATTAGGCTTTTATTTTATATCCAGGCATAATTACAACGCGGCTATTTTCTGGTACCAACTGGCCACCACGATTGAACTGCCTAAAGGAAGCATGGGCTTTCAGAATCCAAGCTTCTCAACCTGGCTGCCCCATCTGCAGCTGTGTGTGTGTTATGACCGGATAGGCCAATATGAGTTAGCATACAAGCATAACGAAGAGGCCCGGACATATCGTCCAACGGATACGAGGATACTTCATAACAAAATATACTTAGAGCCGCTTCTGCATAAAGAGGCCTGAGAGGGATGGCTAAGATTAAAGTTCTGGTGGCAAGCCCTGTTTATCAGAAGCCTTCGATTCTGCAACACTTTCTTGAGTCGCTGACCCGCTTGGACCAATTCAAGATTGAGTATTCTTACATGTTTGTGGATGATAACAAAGAGACCAGATCAAGTGAACTTCTCCGCGAATTTAAGCAGGCTAACAACAACGTGACGATTATGAATTCGGTTCATGAAGCTGATTATGTATGTGATGACAGGACCCATTATTGGAATGAGGGCCTAATATGGCATGTGGCGGGTATCAAGAACATGATCCTAGACTACGGCTTGGCACTGGGATATGATTATCTGTTTTTAGTGGACTCTGATATTGTCTTGTATCCTCAGACTGTTGATCATTTAGTGTCACTCGGGAAGGACATTATCTCGGAAATCTTCTGGACAAAATGGCAGCCTGAAGCCGGCGAACAACCCCAGGTGTGGCTGAGTGATGAATATATCCAGTGGAAGCAGGTCCGGGGAGAGAAGCTTACAGATGAAGACAAATCGCGGCGTTATGATGAGTTTATTCGGCAAATGAGGATGCCCGGCGTCTATGAGGTAGGTGGACTGGGAGCATGCACATTAATCAGCGCGCACGCGCTCAGGGCTGGTGTGAATTTCAAGCCCATTCCAAATCTCTCATTCTGGGGAGAAGACCGGCACTTCTGTATAAGGGCGGCTGCGCTTGGGCTGCGGTTATACGTAGACACCCATTATCCGGCTTATCATATATACCGGGAATCCGACCTGGAAGGTGTTCCCGGCTACGTGTCCAGAACATTATCAACCCAAGACCATGAACAGCCGGCATCGGTCAGTCGGGCCCCTCAAGTTATAACGGGAACCAGACCGAAATTGACCTTGTCGATGGTCGTGAAGAATGAAAGCGGCCGTTATTTGGAGAAAGTCATTGCTGAACACAAGAAGTATGTTGATGAGGTTGTCATTATAGACGACGGCAGTACTGATAATACAGCGGATATCTGCAAGGAGTATTTTGATGGTATTCCTGTTCATTTGGTCAGCAACAAGTTATCCAAGTTCTCGAATGAAGTGGAGCTTCGTAAGCAGCAATGGAAGGAGACGATCTCCACCAACCCGGAATGGATCTTGAACCTTGATGCGGACGAAATGTTCGAGACTAGATTCCACATGGAGCTGCCGAAGCTTCTTGGCCAGACGCAGACGGATGTGTTTTGTTTTCGTTTATATGATTTTTGGAATGAAGATCACTACCGGGAAGACAGCTTTTGGAGATCACATAAGACATACCGTCCTTTTTTACTAAGATATCGTCCGAATTTTGAATATACCTGGCAAGAAACGCCGCAGCACTGCGGAAGATTTCCTAATAATATACTCAAGCTGACCCATGCGCTCTCTGACCTGCGTCTCAAGCATTTTGGTTGGATGAGCGAGGAGGATCGTGCTCGAAAATTCGACAGGTACATGAAGCTTGATCCGCAAGGCAAGTTTGGATGCTTGGCCCAATATTTATCGATTGGTGATGAGCACCCACATCTTGTGAGATGGATAGAGCAGCTTTAGGAGAGCAAGGAATCAGCAGCTGGCAATTGAATGACAGACCTCCTGCAGAGGTTACGCTGCTGATTTGGTACGAAAGAGAAAGGAGTATTGAGAAGTTTGTCGAATAAATAAATATACTAACAGATGCATGCTCTCCAACAGAAGAGATCAGGAGCTAAGGGTGGTATATTCCTCCCTTATTTTCTTTGTGTATATTAAAATAGAGTAGTTTTTTTTATTTATGTCATAAAAAGAAGAAATATGTCGATTAATAGTATAGTACTCTGGCATTAGATAATTAGAAAGGAACGTTCCCGAGATGATTGGATTTAGAAGATTAATGATTGTATACATATTAGTGATGAGCCTTCTGTTAATCTTTTTGAACGGAATTTATTACTACACTATGAGAAGCACGCTTCTTGATGGACAGAAGCAGAGCATTGAGATGATGACCTCACATATTAAATCTTCGCTGGAGATTACACAAAAGGGGGAGATGCTCTTCGAGGAAGCCTTGTCGGGTAAGCTGCGCCTTGCCTCGATTGCAGCCCAGGCTATGCTGCCGCATAAGCTTGATGAGGTATCCAATGAACAGCTGGTCCGGATCCGCGACAAGCTTGGCATTGAAGATTTGACCTTGTTCAGGTATTTGAAGAATGAGAATAACTTTATCGGAGAGAAGTCCAGTGATCCCAAAGAAATCGGCATGACCACGGAGACCTGGGGCAAGGGAAAGTGGAACGTAGTCTTCAAGGAATTGATGGAAAAGCATAATGCTACGCCGATTCCGAACTTTGGCGAGAACCTGCCTAATTTTTGGGCGGGCCCATTCGATACCTCCTCCTCTGATCCTACTAAAATCAGCAAATGGGGATACTACAACGACGGGACCACAGACTATCTGATTGATCCTTATATTTCGGAAAGTATCATTAACAGGTTCAGAGACAAGGCTGGGGTGCAGTTCAATATCGAGGAACAGGAGAAAAGCAACCCGTTAATCCTTGAAATTGGCATACTTAACGACAAAATTCTGCAGGGAGAATGGAAGGTGCCGAAGGATAAGCCTGAATGGCATTCTGAACGCAAGCTTCTCTATGGTAAATATAATTATACCTCCCCGGAAGATTCAACACTTGCGAAAGAGGCTTTTTCCAAGATGGAGAAAGTGCATAAGGTGATGGAGATCAATGGGAGGTCCGTGCTGAGAACCTATTCACCAATTAGCCTGGAGGATAATGTGAATAAAGGATTCGACCGCATGCTGGTCATCGTGACTTCCGACATGGATCAGCTTACATCGGACTTGATTCAGAAAGAAGTAAGAATATCGATTGTGGCCTT contains:
- a CDS encoding HAMP domain-containing methyl-accepting chemotaxis protein → MAIKLRTRLLLSFFSIILLFLTTVTVTTMMNQTISGLNDSIFESQKRMEVIQRLNLFARTANDNGAHYLLAPDNMMGNFKSSFDETVKFVDLELSNLKKMTKDQGSLKQIEQFRTLWSRNMEYKRTIMDKKAAGETLTAQEKYSKESFESVAFSLLSFMKDEQAKIEMYKNEISSMNQRVKLVNYSLVGIAILLSVGIAYLLSRYMINRTRKLIQSAGAVAEGNLQVEALSFKGRDELSELATAFNTMTDSLRTVIGSAEMVSMQVAASSAQLQASAEQTSQATSYIATVMQEITEGTETQATQVTQNLDTITNLSDKVHHIASNGQAVLQTVTHTSATAMQGKDDLIKVIQQVRTIESSNGKLAEVIDDLEQQAVQIGKATQLIMDIASQTDLLALNAAIEAARAGEQGRGFSVVAQEVRKLAEQSRVSADQIQGLITGIQQEANMASQEMEQGTLEVRKGIQLIEVAGDSFERIIELINQVEEDVQGVTASTTEIMTDTESVVSGITMISQIATENSSGTQSVAASTEEQLASMEEISASSTELANSADELKQLIGKFRL
- a CDS encoding extracellular solute-binding protein codes for the protein MILKRSMAVLLMFSLILVSACSSSSKSEQPVTITFVSTYEGKEAEFFSSNIKAFEKENPGIKVKVVNVGFGSASNYVKTAMLGDQTLDGFRSDSSWVPEFVELGLLYPLDSMIAAKDRADFNPAALNSLVINNKLYGLPTVMEAPALLYNKRILKELGYSNPPQTMAEMMDIAKKATNEGRYGIFLSDDSFFAIPYIWAFGGETITDDRKVHIASPDSIKALEFLQELRSSGVTQPYPDFSDSYNKMMTDFKEGKSSMIVNGPWAVSDLLSGSEFKGSNNLGIAPVPKGPKGQGSPAGGQSFVISKYSKHPAETYKFIQYLTNSKNQTQRVKEFKSLPSRLSVYQDPSLANDTIIQSFKQVLALAKPRPRIAEGEDMFADFTSNLGQMLLEKITPEQAGKNIEVAWRELLKLDR
- a CDS encoding sugar phosphate isomerase/epimerase family protein; this encodes MILTLNPVTTGGAFLEFLDAASGAGFPAIEYDIRPFAEIAEKQSLEAARELLSSRNLVLGCIGLPVEFRRSEEEFEQELAELPRLAAFARELGVERCCTWLMPTTDEPVAEYTCRTVVRLRKCAQILGAQGIRFGLEWVGPKTLRTQKYDFIHDLRGALDLIDAIGEPNVGLLFDSFHWFTSGGTAQDILNLRSEQIVLVHMNDAPNEPVDEQLDQVRLLPGEGIIDLAAMFESLGRIGYDSYVSVETFGKELPALGAKEAAVRTKAAADKTLHALKNT
- a CDS encoding glycosyltransferase family 2 protein; the encoded protein is MITISLCMIVKNEEDTLGRCLDSVQGIVDEINIVDTGSDDRTKEIASNYTNRIFDFEWVNDFAKARNFAFQTATKDFILWFDADDVFLEEDRRKLQLLKNELEPSIDSVTMEYHLAADEYGNVTMKSVRNRLVNRSKQFEWIGAVHEYLEVSGDIFTSDIAVTHKSIRHDADRNLQIYEQQLSEGREFTPRDLFYYANELRDHQLYERAAEYYEKFLSTRQGWVEDNISACIRLADCYFALGDAEAQLESTLRSLQYDHPRPELCCRLGFYFISRHNYNAAIFWYQLATTIELPKGSMGFQNPSFSTWLPHLQLCVCYDRIGQYELAYKHNEEARTYRPTDTRILHNKIYLEPLLHKEA
- a CDS encoding glycosyltransferase family 2 protein, whose protein sequence is MAKIKVLVASPVYQKPSILQHFLESLTRLDQFKIEYSYMFVDDNKETRSSELLREFKQANNNVTIMNSVHEADYVCDDRTHYWNEGLIWHVAGIKNMILDYGLALGYDYLFLVDSDIVLYPQTVDHLVSLGKDIISEIFWTKWQPEAGEQPQVWLSDEYIQWKQVRGEKLTDEDKSRRYDEFIRQMRMPGVYEVGGLGACTLISAHALRAGVNFKPIPNLSFWGEDRHFCIRAAALGLRLYVDTHYPAYHIYRESDLEGVPGYVSRTLSTQDHEQPASVSRAPQVITGTRPKLTLSMVVKNESGRYLEKVIAEHKKYVDEVVIIDDGSTDNTADICKEYFDGIPVHLVSNKLSKFSNEVELRKQQWKETISTNPEWILNLDADEMFETRFHMELPKLLGQTQTDVFCFRLYDFWNEDHYREDSFWRSHKTYRPFLLRYRPNFEYTWQETPQHCGRFPNNILKLTHALSDLRLKHFGWMSEEDRARKFDRYMKLDPQGKFGCLAQYLSIGDEHPHLVRWIEQL
- a CDS encoding ATP-binding protein; this translates as MRSTLLDGQKQSIEMMTSHIKSSLEITQKGEMLFEEALSGKLRLASIAAQAMLPHKLDEVSNEQLVRIRDKLGIEDLTLFRYLKNENNFIGEKSSDPKEIGMTTETWGKGKWNVVFKELMEKHNATPIPNFGENLPNFWAGPFDTSSSDPTKISKWGYYNDGTTDYLIDPYISESIINRFRDKAGVQFNIEEQEKSNPLILEIGILNDKILQGEWKVPKDKPEWHSERKLLYGKYNYTSPEDSTLAKEAFSKMEKVHKVMEINGRSVLRTYSPISLEDNVNKGFDRMLVIVTSDMDQLTSDLIQKEVRISIVALIILVIGALMITAVVRYIKKQSRIVNDVQSMYLQNIDSLFTTIKEYRHDFVNHIFALTGLARIKKYDELEAYLHSLNHINKSLNDIIDIQVPAFNGLIQAKVAQALERKINFEYYFSGFELLDLDILKITNLVRITGNLVDNAFYAVQDMDEAERRVEVIARVEHKKLTIQVRNNGEPIPEELRERIFDHGFTTKPKTRNSGLGLAIVRKLVEGYNGRITLESSSEYTCFKIDIPLSPKEMHGFA